GTAGCCCCCGGTACAGCGCCGCGCCTGCAGGCTGACCGCCCCGCGCCGCGTTCTCAGTCACCGAGGCGGTCCGTATCGTGCGTTCGCCGGCGTGCCCGCCTCGGGGCGACGGCTGAGTAGCTGTCCGTCAGGAGATCAGAGTGGTCTCTCCTGATGGATCGGCCGATCCGTTATCTGTTCCTCCCTCATCGTGCGCCTCCTCCCTTTCGTGGCCGCCGCCGCCCTCTTCGGGTGCGCGTCCAACCCCGCTCGGACGTCTGCGAGCGTAACCGAGGACAACGCCGTCCTCGCGCGAGCCTACGCTGAGGACCAAGCAGACGCCGAGCGCGCCGCCTTCGTCTACGAGGACGGCTCGGCCATGCCGCTCGACGACCTCCGCCAGCGCCTCCCCTACATGCCCCCGGAGCTGGCCGATGACGTCCACCGTCTCATCGCCGTCGATTCGGTCCTCGCTGCTGACGGCGCCCGGACGGCCAACGACTTTTACCACGCGGCCATGATCTACCAACACGGGGCCGACACGACGTCGTACCGACGGGCATACGACCTCGCGACGCGGGCGGTCGAGTTGGACCCGAACCACGTGGACGCGAAGTGGCTCTCGGCCGCTGCGTGGGACCGGTACCTCGATGCGTCGGGGCGCCGGCAGTGGTACGGCACGCAGTACCGCTGCGACGAGGACGGGCTCCGCTACCTCCTTCCCGTGGACGAAGGCCGAGTGTCCGACGACGAGCGGCGAGCACTCGGGGTGCGCACGCTCGCGGAGGCGAAAGCACTCGAAGGGACCGAATGCGGGAGTCCATAGGAGCCTGCGACATGGGCGACGGATCTGACCGGCTCGTCGACGACACTGCCAGCCCCGAGGCGGCGCCTCTTCGTCTCCCGCCTCGGGGCCGCGCCCGTTTGAGGCCCGGGGGCCGTGCCATCCTCCCTTGCTCTCCCTCACCTCGATGTGGATGGGGGCTGAATCGCAATCCGCTCTGTCGCGCTCACTCTCAACGATGGCAACGATTCTCCTGGAGCATCGCGACCTAGAGGAGCGGCTCGGCCCGGAGTACAAGGACTGGCTCCGCCCGCGTCGAGGCAAGTAGACGGGGCATTCCGCCTCGGGGCATGAGATCGCGGGCGTGGCGCAGGCCCCGAGGCGGCGTCGAATGCCTCAGAGGTGGCCGCGTCGGCAGCGGCTATACTGCGGCGCCTCTGCTCGTGCCCTTCGGTTGTCGAACGGCTCCCTCGCTGCCCTTCTCCCCATGAGCCGTCCGCCCCTGACCGGGACCCTCGACGCCGACGACTTCCTCGACTTCTACTGGCTCAAGGACGAACTCGTCGCGTTCTGCCGCCACGAGGGCCTCCCCACCGGCGGCCCCAAGGTCGAGGTGCGAGATCGGATCGCTGCCTACCTCCGGGACGGCTCGGTGCTCCGCCCCACCCCGAGGCGGACCGGGCCGACGGACCCGATCCCCGCCGTGCTCACGCGAGAGACGCCGATCGGCCGCGGGTGGACGTGCGGGGCGCGGCTCCGGGCGTTCTTTGAGGAGGAGGTCGGCCCGTCGTTCCGCTTCAACCGCGCGCTGATCGACGTCGTCAAGTCGGGTGACGGCCGGACGCTCGGCGAGGCCGTCGACGTGTGGGCCGCCTCGGAGGCGACCCCGTCTCGGCCGATCGAGTCCCAGTTGGAGTACAACCGCCACACGCGGGCCTACTACCAGCAGCACCCGGACGCGACCCGAGAGGAGGTGCTCGACGCGTGGATGCGCAAGCGCGCAGCACGGCGCTCGGAGTGGGATGCCCTGTCAGACCCCCCGGGGTGAACGGCAATCACGCCCTCGCCCCCGCAGCCGGCCCCGAGGCGGCGCTTTTTTGCTCTCCGCCTCGGGGCGGTGCAGCCTCGGGACGGGTGTTTGGGGGCCGCACGTTTCGTGTCCCCGAGGCGGCGCTCTGCCTCGAGGTGCGTGGAATCGGGAGGCGCACAGGCCCTGTG
This Bacteroidota bacterium DNA region includes the following protein-coding sequences:
- a CDS encoding DUF6434 domain-containing protein, whose protein sequence is MSRPPLTGTLDADDFLDFYWLKDELVAFCRHEGLPTGGPKVEVRDRIAAYLRDGSVLRPTPRRTGPTDPIPAVLTRETPIGRGWTCGARLRAFFEEEVGPSFRFNRALIDVVKSGDGRTLGEAVDVWAASEATPSRPIESQLEYNRHTRAYYQQHPDATREEVLDAWMRKRAARRSEWDALSDPPG